The proteins below come from a single Triticum aestivum cultivar Chinese Spring chromosome 5D, IWGSC CS RefSeq v2.1, whole genome shotgun sequence genomic window:
- the LOC123121673 gene encoding NAD(P)H-quinone oxidoreductase subunit L, chloroplastic — protein METTASWRLLPAASSPRPSLLQARRQATFPSSLQQPAISKSRILCLLHDKPAPTAQSSQLQKLASVLQCGAVWAAVQAPAALATVSGEEDLDLLGILPPVAAIAFVYLFVAPPIIMNWMRLRWFKRKFVETYLQFMFTYLFFPGLMLWAPFVNFRKFPRDKTMKYPWSKPKEGTPLFKDRYPQIDSFREKYY, from the exons ATGGAGACCACCGCCTCATGGCGCCTCCTCCCGGCTGCGTCCTCGCCGCGTCCCTCCCTGCTTCAAGCCAGACGGCAGGCGACCTTCCCTTCGTCTCTTCAACAGCCGGCGATCTCCAAGTCCAGGATCCTCTGCCTTCTCCATGACAAG CCTGCCCCTACCGCCCAGAGCTCGCAGCTGCAGAAGCTGGCCTCCGTGTTGCAGTGCGGCGCCGTCTGGGCAGCA GTGCAGGCCCCGGCTGCTCTGGCGACGGTGAGCGGGGAGGAGGACCTCGACCTCCTGGGGATCCTGCCGCCGGTGGCCGCGATCGCCTTCGTCTACCTCTTCGTTGCTCCC CCGATTATCATGAACTGGATGAGGCTGAGGTGGTTCAAGCGCAAGTTCGTCGAGACGTACCTGCAGTTCATGTTCACTTACCTCTTCTTCCCCGG TTTGATGCTGTGGGCACCGTTCGTCAATTTCAGAAAGTTCCCAAGGGATAAAACCATGAAGTACCCTTGGTCAAAACCCAAGGAAGGCACCCCGCTGTTCAAGGACAGATACCCACAAATTGACTCCTTCAGAGAGAAGTACTACTAG